From Amycolatopsis sp. YIM 10, the proteins below share one genomic window:
- a CDS encoding TauD/TfdA family dioxygenase: MNEYWTPLEIDPAAAEVEASRDGLLGYLAGLDVGALLAQEKALVFRGFGITPDGLGEVFDALLPDRLAYVHGNSPRTKVGDNLYTSTEYPPEYTISMHNELSYSHAWPSRLAFYCQQAPETGGATPLTDGVRWLAALDPDLREAFSGGVRYRQNLHGGRGLGKSWQSTFETEDRDEVEEFLRGTESTWEWKGDGGLRVEQIRPATHRHPVTGAEVWFNQADQWHPAGLGDETAAALARIMPAEDLPQSVTLADGAPIPGDWAVQIRDRGLAAAVDVEWHTGDLMVIDNVLVGHGRRPFTGPRRVLVAMSQ, encoded by the coding sequence ATGAACGAGTACTGGACCCCGCTGGAGATCGACCCGGCCGCCGCCGAGGTCGAAGCGAGCCGCGACGGCCTGCTGGGCTACCTCGCCGGGCTCGACGTCGGCGCGCTGCTCGCCCAGGAGAAGGCACTGGTGTTCCGGGGTTTCGGCATCACCCCGGACGGCCTCGGCGAGGTGTTCGACGCGCTGCTGCCCGACCGGCTGGCCTACGTGCACGGGAACTCGCCGCGCACCAAGGTCGGCGACAACCTCTACACCTCCACGGAGTACCCGCCCGAGTACACGATCTCCATGCACAACGAGCTCTCCTACTCGCACGCGTGGCCGTCGCGACTGGCGTTCTACTGCCAGCAGGCACCCGAGACCGGCGGCGCCACCCCGCTCACCGACGGCGTCCGCTGGCTGGCGGCGCTCGACCCGGACCTCCGCGAGGCGTTCTCCGGCGGCGTCCGGTACCGGCAGAACCTGCACGGCGGCCGTGGTCTCGGCAAGAGCTGGCAGTCCACCTTCGAGACCGAGGACCGGGACGAGGTCGAGGAGTTCCTGCGCGGCACGGAGTCCACTTGGGAGTGGAAGGGCGACGGCGGGCTGCGCGTGGAGCAGATCCGCCCGGCCACCCACCGGCACCCGGTCACCGGGGCCGAGGTCTGGTTCAACCAGGCCGACCAGTGGCACCCGGCCGGGCTCGGCGACGAGACCGCCGCCGCGCTGGCCAGGATCATGCCCGCCGAGGACCTGCCGCAGTCGGTCACCCTGGCCGACGGCGCGCCGATCCCCGGTGACTGGGCCGTGCAGATCCGCGACCGGGGCCTGGCCGCGGCCGTGGACGTCGAGTGGCACACCGGCGACCTGATGGTGATCGACAACGTGCTGGTCGGCCACGGGCGGCGCCCGTTCACCGGCCCGCGCCGCGTCCTCGTGGCCATGTCCCAGTAA
- a CDS encoding MFS transporter, whose product MNRPRLRHNRDFRLLWAGAACSVLGARTTGFLWPVLVIWQGGTPAEAGAVGFLALLPHVLLPVPAGVLVDRWDRRRVLIGSDLVALTAVSSVAAASGGPALAHAMVAAFAAGSAAVVYQLAERAAVRTIVHPDDLSAALSRNEARGRGAGLLGQPTGTALLPIAAWLPYGFAVLTHLLSLGALLRIGHGLRGSTGTSGNFRAELADGLRWLWRQQFLRVAIALIACTNVLFQIVNLALVVAVLGAGGSPLAVGLIGVGAGLGGICGALSGPWWLRRLPLSTLLIGCFTTWALLIPLLALVSGPVALGAVFSAVCFAAGVMNVSGGVYQARITPEHLQGRAGGVAGLLTSGASAGGSAVAGVLLGLSGVDTTVWLVAGVMALLAGLSLASPSIRAAGWAEPRTEKVVIESRGNNG is encoded by the coding sequence GTGAACCGGCCGAGGCTCCGGCACAACCGGGACTTCCGGCTACTGTGGGCAGGGGCCGCCTGCTCGGTGCTCGGCGCGCGCACCACCGGCTTCCTGTGGCCGGTGCTGGTGATCTGGCAGGGCGGCACCCCGGCGGAGGCGGGCGCGGTGGGCTTTCTCGCGCTGCTGCCGCACGTCCTGCTGCCGGTGCCCGCCGGGGTGCTGGTCGACCGGTGGGACCGCCGCCGGGTGCTGATCGGCAGCGACCTGGTGGCGCTGACCGCGGTTTCGAGCGTGGCGGCGGCGTCGGGCGGACCGGCGCTCGCGCACGCCATGGTCGCGGCCTTCGCGGCGGGCAGTGCGGCGGTGGTCTACCAGCTGGCCGAACGGGCCGCGGTCCGCACCATCGTCCACCCCGACGACCTGTCGGCCGCCCTGTCGCGCAACGAAGCCCGCGGTCGCGGTGCCGGGTTGCTCGGGCAGCCGACCGGCACGGCGCTGCTGCCGATCGCCGCCTGGCTGCCCTACGGCTTCGCGGTACTGACCCACCTGCTTTCGCTCGGCGCGCTCCTGCGCATCGGGCACGGCCTGCGGGGGAGTACCGGCACCAGCGGCAACTTTCGGGCCGAACTGGCCGACGGGCTCCGCTGGCTGTGGCGGCAGCAGTTCCTGCGCGTGGCCATCGCCCTGATCGCCTGCACGAACGTGCTGTTCCAGATCGTCAACCTGGCGCTGGTGGTCGCGGTGCTGGGCGCGGGCGGCTCACCGCTGGCGGTCGGCCTGATCGGCGTCGGCGCCGGGCTCGGCGGGATCTGCGGCGCGCTCAGCGGTCCGTGGTGGCTGCGGAGGCTGCCGCTGTCCACCCTGCTGATCGGCTGCTTCACCACGTGGGCGCTGCTGATCCCGTTGCTGGCACTGGTCTCCGGGCCGGTCGCGCTCGGCGCGGTGTTCTCCGCGGTCTGCTTCGCGGCCGGGGTGATGAACGTGTCGGGCGGGGTCTACCAGGCCCGGATCACCCCGGAACACCTGCAGGGCCGGGCCGGCGGGGTGGCCGGGCTGCTCACCTCGGGCGCCAGCGCGGGCGGTTCGGCCGTCGCCGGTGTCCTGCTCGGACTGTCCGGAGTGGACACCACGGTCTGGCTGGTAGCTGGGGTGATGGCGCTGCTGGCCGGGCTTTCGCTGGCCAGCCCGTCGATCCGGGCGGCGGGCTGGGCGGAACCGCGGACCGAGAAGGTCGTCATCGAGTCACGAGGGAACAACGGATGA
- a CDS encoding TauD/TfdA family dioxygenase, with protein sequence MSVDQVVPRTLPHVVEAAGAPLHEVFASTGRRLRALLTEHGAVLLRGFGIGGVEGFEQAVRDFSGEPLEYAERSSPRRSLKGNVYTSTDYPPNHEIFLHNENSYQAAWPKLLFFYCVQPPETQGATPLADIRAVYESIDPAVRAEFIRRKWMVRRNFHDDFGVRWQDVFNTGDRSEVEAHCARNGLRFFWQGEDGLRTEAVREPVHRHPVTGEETWFNHATFFHHSTLPDSVRDGLLAFLDEDELPTNSYYGDGGAIPADVLDHLRAAYRAARTRFDWQLDDLLLVDNMRAAHGREPFTGPRRIAVAMAEAHRPN encoded by the coding sequence ATGTCGGTCGACCAGGTCGTGCCCCGCACGCTGCCCCACGTCGTCGAAGCCGCCGGGGCGCCGCTGCACGAGGTGTTCGCCAGCACCGGCCGGCGGCTGCGCGCCCTGCTCACCGAGCACGGCGCGGTGCTGCTGCGCGGGTTCGGCATCGGCGGGGTGGAGGGCTTCGAGCAGGCGGTGCGCGACTTCTCCGGTGAGCCCCTGGAATACGCGGAGCGGTCCTCGCCCCGGCGTTCGCTCAAGGGCAACGTCTACACCTCCACCGACTACCCGCCGAACCACGAGATCTTCCTGCACAACGAGAACTCCTACCAGGCGGCGTGGCCGAAGCTGCTGTTCTTCTACTGCGTCCAGCCGCCCGAGACGCAGGGCGCCACCCCGCTGGCCGACATCCGCGCCGTCTACGAGTCCATCGACCCGGCGGTCCGCGCCGAGTTCATCCGTCGCAAGTGGATGGTGCGGCGGAACTTCCACGACGACTTCGGCGTGCGCTGGCAGGACGTGTTCAACACCGGCGACCGATCCGAAGTGGAGGCCCACTGCGCCCGCAACGGCCTGCGCTTCTTCTGGCAGGGCGAGGACGGGCTGCGCACCGAGGCGGTGCGCGAGCCGGTCCACCGGCATCCGGTGACAGGAGAGGAGACGTGGTTCAACCACGCCACCTTCTTCCACCACAGCACGCTGCCCGACTCGGTCCGGGACGGCCTGCTCGCCTTCCTCGACGAGGACGAGCTGCCGACCAACTCCTACTACGGCGATGGCGGCGCGATCCCGGCCGACGTGCTGGACCACCTGCGCGCGGCCTACCGCGCCGCGCGGACGCGGTTCGACTGGCAGCTGGACGACCTGCTGCTGGTGGACAACATGCGGGCCGCGCACGGCCGCGAACCGTTCACCGGACCCCGCCGCATCGCCGTGGCGATGGCCGAAGCGCACCGCCCGAACTGA